From one Lolium rigidum isolate FL_2022 chromosome 4, APGP_CSIRO_Lrig_0.1, whole genome shotgun sequence genomic stretch:
- the LOC124647282 gene encoding uncharacterized protein LOC124647282, giving the protein MLKIGGEGYVPLEAHLLAKSCEKVWECSRSLQNMVEVAKIPRLDAEPKCFRVSRPTEDNIGLYFFPQEMRPNEGFDKLVKEVMDKNLILRAYVDEAEMLIFPSILLPERHQTFQGKHYLWGMFKRREDMVNAEGEQTMRGTRTGNGRQHCSRPCVGKKDVNKGARTSSLARPNESTPSAERCVAEAATPAPAAGAATSNAPSRRAEHAADVVAEPVPAATSHEASLMRPAEPVAADVTATAPAASAASSHEPSSSVPQRGIYGFIAPSENQKIHQLIQELEREGAVVIFMRGETIGCGVGCVEGGRGAPRQGRLLGSIWPARCRGWPQGEERHGDAELELCSMGQHAAGDAA; this is encoded by the exons ATGTTGAAGATAGGAGGTGAGGGTTATGTCCCATTAGAAGCACATTTGTTGGCTAAATCTTGCGAAAAAGTATGGGAATGCTCGAGATCTTTGCAAAACATGGTTGAAGTAGCAAAGATTCCTAGGTTGGATGCTGAACCCAAGTGCTTTAGGGTATCAAGGCCAACTGAGGACAACATTGGCCTGTATTTCTTTCCACAAGAAATGAG GCCAAATGAGGGTTTCGATAAGCTAGTCAAGGAAGTCATGGACAAAAATTTGATCCTACGAGCTTATGTCGATGAAGCCGAGATGTTGATATTTCCTTCTATTTTGCTACCGGAGCGGCATCAAA CCTTTCAAGGGAAACACTACCTATGGGGTATGTTCAAACGCAGAGAGGATATGGTCAATGCAGAAGGAGAACAGACCATGCGTGGTACACGCACAGGGAATGGGAGGCAGCATTGCTCACGTCCTTGTGTGGGCAAAAAGGATGTGAACAAAGGCGCTAGGACAAGCTCCTTGGCTAGACCGAACGAGTCGACACCTTCGGCTGAGCGCTGTGTGGCCGAAGCTGCTACTCCGGCTCCTGCCGCCGGTGCTGCCACGTCTAATGCACCAAGTCGCCGGGCTGAACACGCTGCCGACGTAGTTGCCGAGCCGGTTCCTGCCGCCACGTCTCATGAAGCAAGCTTGATGCGTCCGGCTGAACCCGTTGCCGCCGACGTTACCGCAACAGCTCCTGCCGCCAGCGCTGCCTCGTCTCATGAACCAAGCTCGTCAGTTCCTCAAAGAGGTATATACGGATTCATTGCTCCATCAGAAAATCAGAAGATTCATCAGCTCATTCAAGAGCTGGAACGCGAAGGCGCTGTGGTAATCTTCATGCGCGGGGAGACAATAGGATGCGGCGTGG GTTGTGTAGAGGGAGGACGAGGTGCTCCACGGCAGGGCCGGTTGCTCGGCTCGATCTGGCCGGCGAGGTGCAGAGGGTGGCCGCAGGGCGAGGAAAGGCATGGGGATGCCGAGCTCGAGCTCTGCTCGATGGGGCAGCATGCGGCGGGGGACGCGGCCTGA